The sequence below is a genomic window from Acanthopagrus latus isolate v.2019 chromosome 12, fAcaLat1.1, whole genome shotgun sequence.
ctccctccagaatAGCTGCAATCCAGTCTATTCTGAGgcctctcaccaaaaagcaagtaATGAGTTTTTGGGTATGACGTCATATTGCAGACAATGGATCCTGAACAACGCAGAAATAGAGGCACCATTGGCAGCAATCGCCCATGGGAAAGGCCTCAATGTGAACGACAAAGTTGAGTGGACGACTGACGCTGACAAAGCATTCACTGACCTCAAACTGGCCCTGCAGTCTCCCCCGACTCTGGGCCTGCCCGACTGCTCACGACCTTTCACCCAGACAGTCGACGAAAAGGGTGGGTACATGACTTCCATATTGCTACAAGACCACGGGGGCTGCAACAGGCCTGTAGCGTACTTTTCATCAAAACTTGATTCAGTGGCGGCAggcttgcctgcctgcctcagaGCAGTGGCTGTTGCAGAGAAAGCAGTGATGGCCTCTCGAGACATTGTAGGGTATTCTGATCTGACACTGCTGGTACCCCACGCTGTCTCCTTGATTTTGCTCGAGCAGAAAacctctcatctctcagctgcTAGGTGGCTGAGATACAACACCATTCTGCTAGAGCTCCCAAACATTACTGTGAAACGATGTACAGTTCTTAATCCTGCTACCCTTCTTCCCACAGCTGAGAGAGGCGCACGACTGTGTAGCTAACTTTAATGAAGTCTGCTCTCCcagatctgatctgcaggaagTGCCACTTCAGAATGCAGACCTGGAACTGTTTGTGGATGGCTCAGCATCAAGGGAACATTACATGACATTGTTTTAGCTGAACCTCTCCCCTCAAACTATTCCGCCCAAGCTGCAGAGCTTGTAGCCTTAATGAAAGCATGCACATTGGCCAAGGACAagtctgttaacattttcacagacagtcGTCATGTCTGGGgagtttgtcattcatttggcCAAATTTGGGCAAACAGAAAATTCCTGATGGCTTCAGGAAAGCCAATTGCACATCACACATTGGTTGCCTCCCTCCTCGATGCTCTGCTGCTACCAAAACAAATCgctgtctgtaaatgtgaagcTCACACTAACAAACCCGACTTCATTTCACAGGGAAACGCCAGAGCAGACACCGCTGCGAAGACAGCAGCTAAGCAGCgactaacaaaacaatgtgttgttatCCCTGCCTCACCACTGACACCTTTCGCAGATCTGCAGGAACTACAAGCAAAAGCCACTCCACAGGAGAAGGCCAACTGGAGGCAAGCTGGTTGCGCTGTCAAAGAGAATGTTTGGTATGGTCCTAACAACAAACCGTGCTTGCCCAAATATCTTTTTCCTCACTATGCTAAGTTGACACATGGACGAGATCATGTGTCAAAAGGGGGAATGATGAGTGAGATACAAAGACATTGGTTCACAAAGGGCTTCTCAGCCTTCTCCCAAACTTTTTGCAAAAGGTGTGTGATCTGTGCCACAAACAATGCAGGGGGAGGTCTTCGGACGCAACAGGGCGCCCATCCATCCCCTAAAAGACCATTTGATCATTTACAAATGGATTTCATTGAACTAACACCTATTTAGGGAAAGAAATGCTGTCTCGTGGTGGTCGACATGTTTTCTAAGTGGGTGGAAGCTTTCCCTACATCCAAACAGGATGCGGCAGCAGTTGCAAAagctttaatcacagaaatcaTCCCACGTTGGGGAATTCCAGCTAAAATTTCCAGTGATAATGGCACACCTTTTGTAAATACAGCTCTGAAGAGTGTGGGGGACTACTTAGGTATTGACCTAAAACAGCACTGCGCCTACCACCCAGCAAGTGGAGGTGccatagaaagagaaaatggcaccCTGAAAAACAAGCTTGCTAAATGTTGCGAAGAAACAGGTCTGACATGGACCAAAGCCTTGCCAACCGTCCTCATGCACATGAGGGCTAGAATCAGAGCTAAAAACAACCTTAGTCCTTTTGAAATCTTGTTTGGTTGACCTCTGCACACCGGGATTGGGCCCGGCACGAGACAGCTCCCAGGgacaggtcagtgtgaggatgaaatgttgcGTTATTGTGCAAAcctgtcctctgttctttctgaTATTCACAAACAGGTCAAGGACGCTCTGCCTGCCCCAGCAGCCCACAAACTGCATGATTTGGAGCCAGGGGATTGGGTCGTCATTCGGGATCTCAGGAGAAAGAACTGGAGAGCTCGCAGATGGAACGGGCCATTCCAAGTGCTTCTGACCACGGAGACGGCAGTGAAGATCACAGAGAGAGCCACCTGGGTTCACGCCAGCCACTGCAAACGGGTTCCAGAGCCAGCAGACGACACTTCACAGAGTGTGCTTATTGTAGAATAatcatgactgatgtttgagcatgtcttttgagctgtgaaaagaatctgttttccaagctgacttgatttttttttatccttcactATTACTTACgaaggaattttttttaatctagtctGTAGTGAGCATAGTATGCTCAAAGAGAGgaattgtgatggaaaaattccttttcattatgggttgatgaattttgaactattttgttgaatcaaatgtatgaacacctaacctctgccctatatgattgtaatagagtcacgaaccagccaaaactcagatagaaagttgccgtcttgtctcatgttttatgtctgataattttatgcttcacacagagtcccaggtcatgtgtcatgaagttttaactttatgtcttatgtcgatgagaagcctgtctgattgggatagctgtatgtacgtatgtgtgtagcttaatcactgctggcactgagagtgcttgtctcttcccctgaccttgttgatatctgtgtaaaaattgtgaacactcctttactcggggctcattcactcagctcatgaatttgactgtgtggtgagtccatctgcagatggttggattaaacttaccgaaaagacagatctgactttactcttttattgacagaaatttccaccacaataATCTGTGAAGGAAGATGAAGcaaataatgctgttttggtATAATATTGTTTTCTGGGAAAAGCTGCTTAAATGACTTCAAATGCTGCTTGATCAGTTCTTTAAGGTTTGTAACTGTTTGAAGGGAGATGACTGGTGCAAACAGGATCTGTGTTATCTCTACCAATCCAATGATAAACTGCACAAATAAACTCTCTTTGATGTTATTGAGCAAAAATGGCAGTATTTTCAAAAGGATAAGCATTTGTCCTGAAGATTGTTTTAGTCTGTTGTCATTTGAGGTCAGTGTAGAAACACTAATGGGACATGGTCTGTCTCGAAGATCAAGAGGCGAGTAAGGGAAACAGTACATAGCTGAATTAAATGCTTCCAGTTCTATCAGCCGACTAATAGTGAGCTGTTTTAGCACACATTTGATCTCCATAGGGGCGACCCCTTCAAGAATAATATGCATAATATCTTGTGGGGTCTGCTCAATAAGATTAAAGCCAGGAAAATCAACCAATGTACTTCTCCTGTTGATCCCAtaagttgtttttaaattgttctttACAAATTCGGTTTTGGCCTTCTCAATATCAAAACACTGTCTCAAATGTCTTTCCACTGTTCTTTTGTTGAAAAAATTCTCATCAAAGTTAGTCTGCATGTCATTTGCTGTGCACTCACAATGCCTACATTTACAAAGAGCAAAACCTACACCCTCTTTAAAACCTGCAAATTCATGCTGAGCTAATGTATCCCCACAAATGGAAACCACAGCCCCATACATCTATGATTAGGATCTATGTTTCCTAACGTGTAATAAACCATTAACAGTTTATTCATTGTTGCATGTGATCCAAGTGGATTGCATATTTCAATCTCGTCTGTGTATAAAATCAACTGCAACGCAGCatgtctgacagaaaaaagTGGGTGGTGCCTAAGAAATTCACCATCAGCAATATCATATAAAAACCCCTCTTTACACCTCTTAGGTATACAGCTTATCATTGTGAATATCCGGGGATCAGAAAACAACTCCTCAAGGCTCTTGAATAACGGAACATAACAAAATGAGTTAGTCTTAACGGTAAGAGCTCTTGAATTTCCTCCTTTAATTCTACATGCAGTCTGTGATATGACCACCTCCTCAGGCTCAACAGGGTGAAAAAAATGCCGAATGCTACTGTCCTGTAGATGCGTAGATGAGACTTTTGTGAAGGGGTCTTTAAAATCATCAAACACTGCCAGGACTGCTGTTTGGAGCTTCTCCTTATTTCCAACATGGGTGTCAAAGGCGTTTTTGATTTGGCCCCTCAAGTTGTCCAGAAGGGAGGCTTGATACTGTTGCACATCAGCAACAACACTGTTGACATTCCCCTagaataaaacaagatatacttgtatgaatgaaaaatgcattaTCCATTTGCTAATCCATCACATCttaatttgttatcataaaAACTTAGATCAGCACAAAAAATCTCTATCTGGACAATTTTCCATTTAACTGCAACTACAGGATGTATCAAAGTAAATAAGTGCAAATGCACAGTATAAGTATgtcagtattaaaaaaaaaaaaaaaaggcagaattgTGTGCAATACCTGAGATAAGTAACATCTCTCACGGACATTCAGAGAAAATGCTGCAGCATGCTGGGTCAGACTGTGGCCAAACACACCAAAGGATGCCTCTCCCtaacaaaaacatggaaaaatgcaatttaattTGATAGTTGAGGgcaataaaatataacaaagttAATATTATGCATTACATAGTAAATTAATGAGTTATCATCTCAAGGAATTTcatagcaaaagaaaaaaaatatggcaaaACAATTTTAAGCTATATTTTGGTGTAATTTGTTAGTACAACTGTATAATGTACATGAATCTCACCAAGTTTTCTGGATTCTCAATGGGCATGGGCTCCAGATTGCTGTCCTGATGTTCGGGGTCCTCCACTGGGTTTTGGGTGCCTGTATGACCATGCTCTGGTACGGTATCCCATCCATCCAGTCCCTCCTGCTGTGATGGTGCCGCCCGCGTGCCATCCGAGGTGACACAGCCATGAATAATGGGAATATCATAGTTTTCTTCGGCAAGCCTAGTTGAATCCGCATATGGGAAGGCTGAACGCCTTGGTGGGCGACCACTAGCCAAAAATGCTCTGTGCTTGCGTTTTAGGTGATAGAAAAATGAGTTGTATACTCTATAATCTGCTGCACAGCCATCTACTCCACAGGTGACATGGAAATTAGGACTTCTACCATGTCTTGAATTAACATGTCCAAGAAGCATTCTCAAAGTAAGAGCCACAAATACAAGGCATATAACACAACGCCAACTCATGATTAAATCTCACCAAGTTTGTCACTGGTTCAGTATTTTGCAGGCTGATCATACACTTTGagcatagacatataaagagtagacgcctcgtcgaacgctgctgcctgttggcgctgatgagaattggggcggtcacccgttccactcagtgtaatctgttcagcaggcgcGATTAGGTGTCAGCGCATTTAATCAATCGTAACTCTGATATAGAAACGGATTTtcacgcgtttttttttttttgctgtaaacgtcatacattataggtatgacacaggacacatgggccGGCATagtttattcattataaatggattaacagtaatagaatattctgatgtatgatatatgttatgtatgataggtattttgcaaacactataaacacaacagaaatcatataggctctctctctctctctctctctctctctctctctctctctctatatatatatatatatatatatatatatatatatatatatatatatatatatttacacacacacacacacacacacacatattatagatacgtttatatatcagagaaaattaaaaatatataaatcatgtagagtatcaatatgattcatatataatatattatatatatatatacatttatatttcagagaaaattaaaaatatataaatcatgtagagtatcgatatgattcatatatataatataatataatatatatatatatatatatagatagatagatagatagatagatagatagatagatagatagatacatttatatatcagagaatatgaaaatatatataaatcatatatagagtATCAATATAACTCATATCAGGTCAATGAGTGAGAAATAAGAGAGAGAATCATaagtgactaaaacaaaacctgggTAACAAATGGGGACGGGAAGGAAGTGGAATGCCTCTTTCTTCGTTCTTCTTAgtagcctacattcattcaactcggagtagaatgaccgccccaagatggccgccgcatttctccctgcccggcagccgttgcggcgtctactctttatatgtctatgcaCTTTGAGTAGATGAAGACGATGATTGACTATGGCGAATTTGGCGCCTGCTTGCCCCAAGGAAAGCTGGGTATGCGCTATATGCTACATTCAGGTGGTGCTCGTAAACCATAAagttagaaaatgtaaaatgacaagcTTTTATTTAGGCATACCAGTTGTTTGTATTAAGGGATATGCCAAGAAGCAGAATCAATGACAATGAAAGATGTAAACAATGAATGCAggcaataaaatatttatattactATTGGTTCCTTACTGATAGACCTGTCACTGTTACAGTCTTTTACAGTGAAGAAAAATATAAGTTAAGTTGTTAACCACTGGAAATTGTTCACATGTATTGACGTGATACATAAGCACGCCTAAACTCGGACATCATAAAACCTGCCCGAGTTTACCACTTGTACTTGCAATTTTGATGGCTGTTAGGTGGGGAAGTGTTAATTTCCTACTTCGCGAGGATCACCTGAACGCAGCACAATCCACATGGTCATACTGGATCAAACCAGCAAGCTAGCAGAGCCGAGAGcggaggtggagcaggtgttTGCATGGGCAGCGACCAAGAAGGCCAGTTATGGTAAGTCAGTAACTCAACATAATTAATAGTCAGCTCACTCAGATTATTGCCGAACAAATTAAGTTGATAGGCGTGTGCACAAAATGTGTGCCTCCGGTTTTTCTAGTTGATGGAACAGGTAGCCAAAGGCTAGGTTGACTCTTTGCTGATAGCTAAGCTAACGCTAGCGGTAGCTCGCTAACTCAGTGCGAAATCCGTTTTGCTAATTGGCTAACCCAACTAGGATGGGGTGTGTAAATGAAGCGAGCTAACCAGTTTCAGGTAAATAAATTGTCTTAATGTAATGCAGGGTTCGCTGACGTTAATAGTTCTCTTTTACTGTCATGGGGGGTCAGCACCatgcagaaggagagaggagaggagagcggagcgggtgtgtgtgtggggtgggggtaTCCTCAGTTagtgttctgttgtgtgtgcacgtgcatgctTAACATGTTCAGTTCACAGCTTCCttcataatttaaaaatatgagCACAGCCCAAAATATGAGCTCcttcagttttaatttttttcatttaaaatgttctgctaGAAGCAACTTTTTATTAACCCTCAGACCCAACTGTCCCTCACCCctgatggtggtggaggtgaagaCTGCAACAGTAACATGTTAcagagatgtatttattttaaaggaacTATTTAATACCCATTACTGAAATGATGAGGTTAAATGACTAATTTTACTGTGTCAACTAACGCGTCGGATGCCGCCCCAGCGGAGCAAGTACTTGAGTACTTGGATATTGGCTACAGCCCTACTAATTAGTTGTCGTGCTTCGTAGCAATTGACAAATAGTTTTGGTCCCTTTGCTCCctttgtatctgttttttctttttttcttttctttttgattatttttaaaattattcttTTTCCTCTAAGTTACAGACTGCTTTTTCTTGGCGAGATGGAGACATTTGATGAGACAACTGTGTCACTCTTGCAAGGTAAATTTCTTCTAAATTACCgagacatttaacatttgtgcATATCTTTAGACATATCTGGAATGATAAGTCCCGAATGCGGTTCCTTTTCAAACAGTTGCGGTCAGTTGCTATAATTGCCAAGCAAGCCTCATGTAGAATTTTGATCCGAATTTTCATGCTCTGAAAGTATAGGATTAACGTAGTTAACATAACAATAACTGTGTGACAGACATCCTCTTGGTAATCCATCAGGACAGTGATGACAGCGCAGGTAAATTGGGAAGTTGTTGTCACaacgcggtgagggatgtcctgtcttgggtttttgtcctgtgattttcatgttttattttgaaaggtaactctcctctcgtttcaggtcacttgcccttcctcccgtgtccccggtctgacgtcattcctgatccttgattgttttcacctgtgttccccttcctcatgtgtataaagtctttgtcttcccctgtccgCGTCGCAGAAGTATTTCGTCTCATGTCGTATACAGAAGCCATTTTCCACAGCCTTGCCTTGTATTTTCTCATAGATAAGTATCGTCAAGTTttattctctgtatttgttctctttggttgtttgactCTTTGTGTTATAAAGTTTTTGGTTAGTGCTTTGATTTTCAGATTAGGATTTTGATAGCCGTTTGTTTCCTCCAggtggagcgccttttgttgtaaGTTTTCCTTATTCAGTGTAGATATTTTTGATAGCCTGTGAgctgacctcttcggagagttttttgttttccatttaagtTTCATAATCTAGAAATTAAGAATAGTGTAggttcctccttcgggagcgttttCCGTTTTACGTGTTCTATGTCTTGTAAGTCTTGTCTGTCACTATAGCATTTTCATAGCCATTGTTTTGTCATCCATACTAAAAGAGTTACagatcagatcaataaaacCTGTCGTTATTTCATCtactctgcatctgagtcctctctctttgtctgagcGTGACAGTATACTTCTGCCAGAcatggactcagcagaagccGAGCGACTGTCGGAGGTGCTGCGGACACAGGAAGCTCGCCTGACTAGACAAGAGgagttccagaccgccatggctgCCAACATGGGTCAACTCTCTTCTCAGTTACAAGAGCTTCTGGTTCAACTCAGCCGACCCAGCCCTGCAGCGCCGCCTCCGTCTATCCCCGCCCCCCCGGAAGCAAGTACATTCTCCGGAGGAGCCTCATGCAAGCTAGCACCGCCAGCTCAATACAACGGAGACGCTGGTTTATGCAAGGCTTTTTTGATCGATTGCTCCATTCACTTTGAACTAATGCCTCACGCTTTCCCCACTGAACGGGCGAAAGTGGCTTTTATGATCTCTCATTTAACAGGTCGAGCCAAGGCATGGGCGTCCGCAGAATGGAGCCGGAATTCCGCTGTGTGTGGGTCCGTTGCGGCATTCCAATCAGCACTGACTAAGACATTTGACCCGGTGAGTTCACACCGAGAAAAAGCCCAAGAGCTGAGTACCCTGAAACAAGGCAGAGAGTCAGTGTGCGATTATGCTATTCAGTTCCGCACGCTGGCGGCTGAGAGCGGGTGGAACAACATCGCGTTATATGACCTCTTCCTGAAGGGATTATCCCCTGCCATTCAAGATCTCCTAGTACCCCTGGATTTACCCACAAGCCTGGATGAACTCATCGCTCTCGCTATTCGCACCGACAATCGGCGAAATCAATTGAGACGACAGCGGGAGCCGAAACCGGGAGTTCGAGAAGCAGCGGGGTCCGCTCCGGAATCAAAATGGCGGAACACCGCTCCTGTCGCGTCTGAAAAGCCTCTCCAACACGGCGAGGAGCCCATGCAGCTTGGCAGAGCTCGTCTAACCCTCGAGGAACGCCAGAAAAGACAACAGGAGGGGAGGTGCTTTTACTGTGGCGATCCAGGTCATCTCATCGGctcctgtccagtgaaaaagAAGCCTACGGTGAGTTCGAATCAGGTCTCCAAGACCAATTCTCGTCACCTTATGTCGGTTACCTTGAACTCTAATCACATATTGGATGTCATGATCGATTCTGGAGCCGATGAGAGTTTGATAGATTGGGGTCTGGCTCACAAATTACAACTTGAAAGTGATCCATTAGTCAGACCTATCCGTGCTCGCTCGCTCAATGGCAAGGAAATTTTTAATATCACCCACATAACCAAACCAGTTAAAATGTCTATTGGAGAACACCATGAGATGATCCAATTCCACCTCTTCACATCCACATCTCATTCTCTGATTCTGGGACAACCATGGCTATATGAACACAACCCTCACATCAACTGGAAAATTGGACTGATCAAAGAATGGGGGGAAGATTGTAAACGACAGGGGCATATGGAACAATCTGCTGAAATTAACTTGTTTTCTGCAACCCCTGTCACAGATGAGGATTACCCCGACCTGACCTCAGTACCACCCTGCTATCATCACTTAAAAGAAGTATTCAGCAAATCTAAagccctctctcttcctccacatcgACCCTACGACTGCTCCATCGAGTTAATTCCAGGATCCACCATTCCTAAGGGGAGACTATATTCCATTTCAGGACCAGAACGCCAGGCCATGAATGACTATATCACCACATCCCTGAAGGCTGGATTAATCCGCCCATCGTCGTCTCCTGCTGGAGCAGGATTTTTCTTCGTAGGAAAAAAGGATGGATCGCTACGCCCTTGCAT
It includes:
- the LOC119030479 gene encoding uncharacterized protein LOC119030479 yields the protein MSWRCVICLVFVALTLRMLLGHVNSRHGRSPNFHVTCGVDGCAADYRVYNSFFYHLKRKHRAFLASGRPPRRSAFPYADSTRLAEENYDIPIIHGCVTSDGTRAAPSQQEGLDGWDTVPEHGHTGTQNPVEDPEHQDSNLEPMPIENPENLGEASFGVFGHSLTQHAAAFSLNVRERCYLSQGNVNSVVADVQQYQASLLDNLRGQIKNAFDTHVGNKEKLQTAVLAVFDDFKDPFTKVSSTHLQDSSIRHFFHPVEPEEVVISQTACRIKGGNSRALTVKTNSFCYVPLFKSLEELFSDPRIFTMISCIPKRCKEGFLYDIADGEFLRHHPLFSVRHAALQLILYTDEIEICNPLGSHATMNKLLMVYYTLGNIDPNHRCMGLWFPFVGIH